In Sideroxyarcus emersonii, one DNA window encodes the following:
- the radC gene encoding DNA repair protein RadC, with translation MAITDWPEGERPREKLLQRGASSLSDAELLAIFLRTGVAGRSAVDLARDLVVRFGSLTQLFAATEKEFCDIHGLGQAKFVQLQAVGEMARRALQEEMRAGDALNSPRAVRDYLQLLLRAKPQEVFISIFLDAQHRVIASEELFRGTLTQTSVYPREVVKRALHHNAAALIFAHNHPSGVAEPSESDRLLTDALKQSLQLVDVRVLDHFIVAGAACLSFAEKGML, from the coding sequence ATGGCGATTACCGACTGGCCTGAGGGGGAGCGGCCGCGCGAGAAGTTGTTGCAGCGCGGCGCTTCCTCGCTTTCCGATGCCGAGCTGCTGGCGATCTTCCTGCGCACGGGTGTGGCAGGAAGGAGTGCGGTGGATCTGGCGCGCGACCTGGTTGTCCGCTTCGGCAGCCTGACGCAACTGTTTGCGGCCACCGAAAAGGAATTCTGCGACATCCATGGCCTGGGGCAGGCCAAATTCGTGCAGTTGCAGGCGGTGGGGGAAATGGCGCGCCGCGCGCTGCAGGAAGAAATGCGGGCGGGCGATGCGCTGAATTCACCGCGCGCAGTACGGGATTATTTGCAGTTGCTGCTGCGGGCAAAGCCGCAGGAGGTGTTCATCTCCATTTTCCTTGATGCGCAGCACCGGGTCATCGCTAGCGAAGAGCTGTTTCGCGGCACCTTGACCCAGACCAGTGTATATCCCCGCGAGGTGGTGAAACGGGCCTTGCATCACAATGCGGCGGCATTGATCTTTGCCCACAATCATCCCTCTGGTGTGGCGGAGCCCAGCGAGTCAGATCGCTTGCTGACGGATGCCTTGAAACAATCGCTGCAGCTCGTCGATGTGCGGGTGCTCGATCATTTCATCGTGGCCGGTGCGGCATGCCTGTCGTTTGCCGAAAAGGGCATGTTGTAA
- a CDS encoding HugZ family protein yields MIPDKADPQATARAARQLLRAHRYGALGTLSKKFDGHPFGSITPYLVDHDGSLLILISALAEHTKNIRHDPRVSLITHNQEDAHIQAQGRITVIGTASLVAEREQAGKRFLRYFPEAQTCFDMGDFAFYRIAPLMLRYIGGFGDIHWVKADRYQPPDTPLGMEEDTLLDKVNAARPAAQGVVIGIDCDGYDLRLDERTLRRSFPVPASDAAHALVMLAGQPAGKPGPQQRPVRPPD; encoded by the coding sequence ATGATACCCGACAAAGCCGATCCGCAAGCCACCGCCCGCGCCGCCAGGCAGCTGCTGCGCGCCCATCGCTACGGCGCGCTCGGCACCCTGTCGAAGAAATTCGACGGACATCCTTTCGGCTCCATCACACCGTACCTGGTCGATCACGACGGCAGCCTGCTCATCCTGATCAGCGCTCTGGCGGAACACACCAAAAACATCCGGCACGACCCTCGCGTCAGTCTCATCACCCATAACCAGGAAGATGCGCACATCCAGGCGCAAGGACGCATCACCGTGATCGGCACAGCGTCGCTCGTCGCAGAGCGCGAGCAGGCGGGGAAACGCTTTCTGCGCTATTTCCCGGAAGCGCAGACCTGTTTCGACATGGGGGACTTTGCGTTCTATCGCATCGCACCGCTGATGCTGCGTTATATCGGCGGCTTCGGCGACATCCACTGGGTGAAGGCTGACAGATACCAGCCGCCCGACACTCCGCTCGGCATGGAAGAAGATACCCTGCTGGACAAGGTAAACGCCGCCCGGCCTGCTGCTCAAGGAGTAGTGATCGGCATCGATTGCGACGGTTACGACCTGCGCCTGGACGAGCGCACGCTGCGTCGCAGCTTCCCTGTCCCGGCGTCCGATGCAGCACACGCGCTGGTCATGCTGGCGGGACAGCCGGCCGGGAAACCGGGGCCGCAGCAGCGCCCCGTCAGACCGCCGGATTAA
- a CDS encoding YihY family inner membrane protein, whose protein sequence is MKLPDLKLPNFGIIDSFRFLRYVTVRLQEDRCTQMAASLTFTTLLSVVPLITIALTLFSAFPVFNEFSTPVKQFILMNMVPETGGRIITGYMEQFAESASRLTAVGIAFLAVTAMLMMLTIDNAFNMIWRVSRPRSLLQRVLVYWAVLTLAPLLVGGSLSLTSWLVGFSAEYAKHVPSVGMDVLKMVPVVLTTAAFTLLFRVVPNRYVPMRHALIGGLIAAVAFESMNRAFAFYISHFPTYKLVYGAFASVPIFLMWIYFSWITVLFGAIITASLSHWRSTHSLRLDQAAKLYYAVGILKLMHKGLGKGEVQTLPGLSRHLHIGYDDVERILEKLVKARIVGKLSGFGWSMVRAPEAVELSELLKLFLLDVATLPKHAGDGDIKAWFVSLERRMNEPKGLTLHDIWNKSA, encoded by the coding sequence ATGAAACTTCCGGACCTGAAACTCCCCAATTTCGGCATCATCGATTCCTTTCGCTTCCTGCGCTATGTCACCGTGCGCTTGCAGGAGGATCGGTGCACGCAGATGGCGGCCAGCCTGACCTTCACCACCCTGCTGTCTGTCGTGCCGCTCATCACCATCGCCCTGACGCTGTTTTCCGCCTTCCCGGTATTCAACGAATTTTCCACGCCCGTCAAGCAATTTATCCTGATGAACATGGTGCCGGAGACCGGCGGCCGGATCATCACCGGTTACATGGAACAGTTTGCCGAAAGCGCTTCGCGCCTGACGGCGGTGGGTATCGCATTCCTTGCCGTGACCGCGATGCTGATGATGCTGACCATAGACAACGCCTTCAACATGATCTGGCGCGTATCTCGGCCGCGCAGCCTGCTGCAGCGGGTGCTGGTGTATTGGGCGGTACTGACGCTGGCGCCGTTGCTGGTCGGCGGCAGCCTGTCGCTCACGTCCTGGCTGGTCGGGTTCTCGGCCGAGTACGCCAAACACGTCCCTTCGGTCGGCATGGACGTGCTGAAGATGGTCCCGGTCGTATTGACCACCGCAGCCTTTACCTTGCTGTTCCGTGTGGTGCCCAATCGGTATGTGCCGATGCGCCATGCCCTGATCGGCGGGCTGATCGCGGCCGTGGCATTCGAATCGATGAACCGCGCTTTCGCTTTCTACATCTCGCACTTCCCGACATACAAGCTGGTATATGGTGCATTCGCGAGCGTGCCGATCTTCCTGATGTGGATCTATTTTTCCTGGATCACCGTCTTGTTCGGCGCGATCATCACCGCTTCGCTCTCGCATTGGCGCAGTACGCATTCCCTGCGCCTGGACCAGGCGGCCAAGCTTTATTATGCGGTGGGGATACTCAAGCTGATGCACAAAGGGCTGGGCAAAGGCGAGGTGCAGACCCTGCCCGGATTGTCGCGCCATCTGCATATCGGTTACGACGATGTCGAACGCATCCTGGAGAAACTGGTGAAAGCCAGGATCGTGGGCAAATTGTCGGGATTCGGCTGGAGCATGGTGCGTGCGCCGGAAGCCGTCGAGTTGAGCGAACTGCTGAAACTATTCCTGCTCGATGTGGCCACGCTGCCGAAACATGCCGGCGATGGCGACATCAAGGCCTGGTTCGTGTCGCTGGAGAGACGCATGAACGAGCCCAAGGGCCTGACCCTGCATGATATATGGAATAAGAGCGCATGA
- a CDS encoding PEGA domain-containing protein → MNNEIHVSPEKANPNASKVKYPASIRIAGYVDGRNVGNPRKIGISEERVLGLSVPEIILDQDVTDVVTSSLRRRLDDAGIQVLEKDDAGAMFELSGVVKELRYDVKTRDHISIKLETTLKEIATGKVVWSGEVEQKDERFAGVSGNSKGDIADYLKQQVGIVTSKTTEAIDSVLVATRPDLFNLTPGAKLIPGVKVFVTPEAAASVQPAVVPVPAPALSAADDSRQAASANGVLVLTTVPTRAKVYVDGVYFGMSPLNVEVEPGVHAVVAKLKGYKSASEKVSIRKAEKTELELTLEH, encoded by the coding sequence ATGAATAACGAGATTCATGTCAGCCCGGAGAAGGCAAATCCGAATGCTTCCAAGGTCAAGTACCCGGCTTCCATTCGCATCGCAGGTTATGTCGACGGCCGCAATGTCGGCAATCCCCGCAAGATCGGCATATCGGAAGAGCGGGTGCTTGGATTGTCCGTTCCCGAAATCATCCTGGATCAGGATGTCACCGACGTGGTGACCAGTTCATTGCGCAGGCGGCTGGATGATGCAGGTATCCAGGTGCTGGAGAAAGACGATGCCGGCGCCATGTTCGAGTTGAGCGGGGTGGTCAAGGAATTGAGATATGACGTCAAGACGCGTGACCATATTTCCATCAAGCTGGAGACCACGCTGAAAGAGATCGCCACCGGCAAGGTCGTCTGGTCTGGCGAGGTGGAGCAGAAAGATGAACGTTTTGCCGGTGTGTCGGGCAATAGCAAGGGCGATATCGCCGATTACCTGAAGCAGCAGGTCGGGATCGTGACGAGCAAGACGACCGAGGCGATCGATTCGGTGCTGGTGGCTACACGCCCCGATCTTTTCAATCTGACGCCCGGCGCCAAACTGATTCCCGGGGTGAAGGTATTCGTCACGCCGGAAGCTGCTGCTTCTGTGCAACCGGCCGTTGTGCCGGTTCCGGCGCCAGCATTGTCTGCGGCGGACGACAGCCGGCAGGCCGCTTCCGCGAACGGGGTACTGGTACTGACTACCGTCCCGACACGTGCCAAGGTCTATGTGGATGGCGTGTATTTTGGCATGTCGCCGTTGAACGTGGAGGTGGAGCCGGGCGTGCATGCGGTGGTTGCCAAGCTGAAAGGATACAAGTCAGCCTCGGAAAAGGTGTCGATACGCAAGGCTGAAAAGACCGAGCTGGAACTGACACTGGAGCATTGA
- a CDS encoding RNA pyrophosphohydrolase, translating to MIDREGYRPNVGIILTNAKNQVFWGKRIRQDAWQFPQGGIQHGETPEQAMYRELHEEVGLQTCHVQILGRTRDWMRYEVPQTWVKRESRGNYKGQKQIWFLLRLVGRDCDVSLRASGHPEFDAWRWTDYWVELDDVIEFKREVYRLALNELVRYLPPLKGGGRREPVRQMPGSNTEGSKPSIQRG from the coding sequence ATGATAGACCGGGAAGGCTATCGCCCGAATGTCGGCATCATTCTGACCAACGCAAAGAATCAAGTATTCTGGGGTAAACGCATCAGACAGGATGCATGGCAGTTTCCGCAAGGCGGCATCCAGCACGGCGAGACGCCGGAGCAGGCGATGTATCGCGAATTGCACGAAGAGGTCGGGTTGCAGACCTGTCATGTCCAGATATTGGGGCGAACCCGCGATTGGATGCGTTATGAGGTGCCGCAAACCTGGGTGAAGCGCGAATCGCGCGGCAATTACAAGGGGCAGAAGCAGATCTGGTTTCTGCTGCGCCTGGTCGGACGCGACTGCGACGTGTCGTTGCGCGCATCGGGGCATCCGGAGTTCGATGCATGGCGCTGGACCGATTACTGGGTTGAGCTGGATGATGTGATCGAGTTCAAGCGCGAAGTCTATCGCTTGGCTTTGAACGAATTGGTGCGTTATCTGCCGCCGCTGAAAGGCGGCGGCCGCAGAGAACCTGTCAGGCAGATGCCGGGCAGCAATACGGAAGGATCCAAGCCGTCAATTCAGAGAGGATAG
- a CDS encoding CBS domain-containing protein: MSDNFSALTSHRLKTGSGFARPTQVLPQNVTLNDPAINVMTDLRSVSVVNVRAGTSMEKANAKMIRYGVRTLLVLDDTDRVAGFLTASDVLGEKPVRFLQQVGGTHADILVGDVMTVQSELDVLRLEDVMRARVGDVLATLKAAGRQHAMVVEEGADGSQTVRGLFSATQIARQLGVRINTAEVVRIFAEIEAAVGAH; the protein is encoded by the coding sequence ATGAGCGACAATTTCTCAGCACTGACCAGCCATCGTTTAAAAACCGGTTCGGGTTTTGCCAGGCCGACGCAGGTGTTGCCGCAGAATGTGACTCTGAATGATCCGGCCATCAATGTGATGACCGATCTGCGCTCAGTCTCCGTTGTCAACGTGCGCGCCGGGACCTCCATGGAAAAAGCGAATGCGAAGATGATTCGCTATGGTGTGCGCACCCTGCTGGTGCTGGACGATACCGACAGGGTCGCCGGATTCCTGACCGCAAGCGATGTGCTGGGAGAGAAGCCGGTGCGCTTCCTGCAACAGGTGGGCGGTACGCATGCGGATATCCTGGTCGGCGATGTGATGACGGTGCAAAGCGAACTGGATGTGCTGAGGCTGGAAGATGTGATGAGGGCCAGGGTGGGCGATGTCCTGGCCACATTAAAGGCGGCGGGAAGACAGCACGCCATGGTGGTCGAAGAGGGGGCGGACGGCAGCCAGACGGTGCGGGGGCTCTTTTCTGCAACACAGATTGCGCGTCAACTGGGGGTGCGCATCAACACGGCCGAGGTCGTCAGGATATTCGCCGAGATCGAGGCGGCGGTCGGCGCGCATTGA
- the coaBC gene encoding bifunctional phosphopantothenoylcysteine decarboxylase/phosphopantothenate--cysteine ligase CoaBC, whose product MEQAQTKRIVLGITGGIAAYKAAELARLLLKQGIEVQVVMTEAATHFITPATMQTLTGRPALVDQWQDDKGMAHIHSSRAADAIVIAPATADFIAKLAHGLADDLLSTLCLARDCPLLVAPAMNRQMWSNAATQRNVQRLIADGVTLLGPASGAQACGEEGMGRMLEAEQLAQDIAAAFQPKLLEGKHILITAGPTYEAIDAVRGITNRSSGKMGYAIAQAALEMGAAVTLISGPTALPKPHDAQSVDVTSAAEMLEAVKQHVAEADMFISVAAVADYRAARPSEQKIKKDDARLVLELTPNPDILTHVASLPKPPFCVGFAAESENLREHATAKRMKKNIPLLAANLAQQAIGRDDNELVLFDDAGEHLLPRADKLTLARALLRHAAALYKKGSR is encoded by the coding sequence ATGGAGCAAGCCCAGACAAAACGCATCGTGCTCGGCATCACCGGCGGCATCGCCGCCTACAAGGCGGCGGAACTCGCACGCCTGCTGCTCAAGCAGGGCATCGAGGTGCAGGTCGTGATGACAGAAGCGGCCACGCACTTCATCACCCCCGCCACGATGCAGACACTCACCGGTCGCCCGGCCTTGGTCGACCAATGGCAGGACGACAAGGGCATGGCGCACATCCATAGCAGCCGCGCTGCTGATGCCATCGTGATCGCGCCTGCCACGGCGGACTTCATCGCCAAGCTGGCACATGGCCTGGCCGACGACCTGCTCTCCACTCTGTGCCTGGCGCGCGATTGCCCGCTGCTGGTGGCGCCAGCGATGAACCGACAAATGTGGTCGAACGCAGCCACCCAGCGCAATGTGCAACGGCTGATTGCCGATGGCGTAACCCTGCTGGGGCCGGCCAGCGGCGCGCAAGCCTGCGGCGAAGAAGGCATGGGGCGCATGCTGGAAGCCGAACAGCTCGCGCAGGACATCGCCGCCGCGTTCCAGCCGAAGCTGCTGGAAGGCAAGCACATCCTCATCACCGCCGGCCCCACCTATGAAGCCATCGACGCCGTGCGCGGCATCACCAACCGAAGCAGCGGCAAGATGGGCTATGCCATCGCGCAGGCCGCGCTGGAAATGGGAGCCGCGGTCACATTGATTTCCGGCCCGACGGCGCTACCGAAACCGCACGACGCACAATCTGTAGACGTCACCAGCGCTGCCGAGATGCTTGAGGCGGTGAAACAGCACGTAGCGGAGGCAGACATGTTTATCAGCGTCGCCGCCGTTGCCGATTACCGCGCCGCCCGGCCGAGCGAACAGAAAATCAAGAAAGATGATGCCAGGCTGGTGCTGGAACTGACCCCCAATCCGGACATCCTGACCCATGTCGCCAGCCTGCCCAAGCCGCCGTTCTGCGTGGGTTTTGCCGCAGAGAGCGAAAACCTGCGCGAACACGCGACCGCCAAGCGCATGAAGAAGAACATCCCGTTGCTCGCCGCCAACCTGGCGCAACAGGCCATCGGCCGCGACGACAACGAACTGGTGCTGTTCGACGATGCCGGCGAACACCTGCTGCCCCGCGCCGACAAACTCACCTTGGCGCGAGCACTGCTGCGCCACGCCGCAGCTCTTTACAAGAAAGGAAGCAGATAA
- a CDS encoding proline--tRNA ligase, producing the protein MRVSQFFISTLKEAPSEAELPSHRLMLRAGYIRKLSSGLYTWMPLGLRVLRKVEAVVREEMNRSGGIELLMPAVQPAELWQETGRWDVFGPQMLKIRDRHDNLFCFGPTHEEVITDIARREVKSYRQLPLNFYQIQTKFRDEVRPRFGVMRAREFVMKDAYSFHSNFESLEQTYRVMYETYTRIFTRLGLQFRAVAADTGAIGGSGSHEFHVLADSGEDALAFCPDSDYAANVELAEAVAPAVPRAAASQEIQKVITPGQKSIEEVAAFFETGKDKVLKAIAVMTHENEFVLLLLRGDHQLNEIKTSKILGEFRFASEDEVHRHMGCRTGYIGPVGAKVRVLADRAAAALSDFICGANEDGFHFSGVNFGRDVALEESNVRDLRNVVAGDASPDGKGKLELCRGIEVGHIFQLRTKYSEALQATYLDENGKAQVMEMGCYGIGVSRIVAAAIEQNFDERGIALPAGMAPFQVAIAPIGIKKSEAVRNAAEQLYAELTAAGIEVLLDDRDERPGVMFADLELIGIPHRIVIGDRGLKEGKVEYQGRKDEAAQALPLQEVAKLVQSKL; encoded by the coding sequence ATGCGCGTTTCACAATTTTTCATCTCCACTTTGAAGGAAGCCCCGTCCGAGGCCGAACTGCCCAGCCACCGCCTGATGCTGCGCGCAGGCTACATACGCAAACTTTCCAGCGGCCTGTACACCTGGATGCCGCTGGGATTGCGCGTGCTGCGCAAGGTCGAAGCGGTGGTGCGCGAAGAGATGAACAGGAGCGGCGGCATCGAGTTGCTGATGCCGGCCGTGCAACCCGCCGAGTTGTGGCAGGAAACCGGCCGCTGGGACGTGTTCGGCCCCCAGATGCTGAAGATCAGGGACAGGCACGACAACCTGTTCTGTTTCGGCCCCACCCACGAGGAAGTCATTACCGACATCGCGCGCCGCGAGGTGAAGAGCTATCGCCAGTTGCCGCTGAACTTCTACCAGATCCAGACCAAGTTTCGCGACGAGGTGCGCCCGCGTTTCGGCGTGATGCGCGCGCGCGAGTTCGTGATGAAGGACGCCTACTCGTTCCACAGCAACTTCGAGAGCCTGGAGCAAACCTATCGCGTGATGTACGAGACCTACACCCGCATCTTTACGCGCCTTGGCTTGCAGTTCCGCGCCGTGGCTGCGGACACCGGCGCCATCGGCGGCAGCGGCTCGCACGAATTCCATGTGCTGGCCGATTCCGGCGAGGATGCGCTGGCCTTTTGCCCCGACTCGGACTATGCAGCCAACGTCGAGCTGGCAGAAGCGGTGGCTCCCGCCGTACCACGCGCTGCAGCCAGCCAGGAGATACAGAAGGTCATCACTCCCGGACAGAAGAGCATCGAGGAAGTCGCTGCCTTCTTCGAGACCGGCAAGGATAAAGTGCTGAAGGCCATCGCCGTGATGACGCACGAGAACGAATTCGTGCTGCTGCTGCTGCGCGGCGACCACCAGCTCAACGAGATCAAGACCTCCAAGATACTGGGCGAGTTCCGTTTCGCCAGCGAAGACGAGGTCCATCGCCACATGGGCTGCCGCACCGGCTACATCGGCCCGGTGGGCGCCAAGGTGCGCGTATTGGCCGACCGTGCCGCTGCCGCACTGAGCGATTTCATCTGCGGCGCCAACGAGGACGGCTTCCATTTCAGCGGCGTGAACTTCGGCCGCGATGTGGCGCTTGAAGAAAGCAATGTACGCGACCTGCGCAACGTCGTCGCCGGCGACGCTTCGCCGGACGGCAAGGGCAAACTGGAACTCTGCCGCGGCATCGAAGTCGGCCACATCTTCCAGCTGCGCACCAAGTATTCCGAAGCGCTGCAGGCCACCTACCTGGACGAAAACGGCAAGGCGCAGGTCATGGAAATGGGCTGTTACGGCATCGGCGTGTCGCGCATCGTGGCTGCCGCCATCGAGCAGAATTTCGACGAGCGCGGCATCGCACTGCCGGCAGGCATGGCGCCGTTCCAGGTCGCCATCGCCCCCATCGGCATCAAGAAGAGCGAGGCGGTGCGCAACGCGGCCGAGCAACTCTACGCCGAGCTGACCGCCGCCGGCATCGAAGTGTTGCTGGACGACCGCGACGAGCGCCCCGGCGTGATGTTCGCCGACCTGGAACTGATCGGCATCCCGCATCGCATCGTGATCGGCGATCGCGGCCTGAAGGAAGGCAAGGTGGAATACCAGGGACGCAAGGACGAAGCGGCACAGGCCCTGCCCTTGCAAGAAGTCGCCAAGCTCGTACAATCCAAGCTATGA
- a CDS encoding YqhA family protein, which translates to MKFIESLLEGSLWNSRFVIFLAVLGSLFASFAIFYMATVDVVMLVQHTFHYADASMTDEARKALHDSTVSHIVEVVDGYLLAVVLLIFSLGLYELFISDIDQAHGSKASSKILVINSLDDLKSRLAKVILMIMIVTLFEEAINMHVSQPIDLIYMGGSIALIALALYWSHAAEGKHGEDGHESADEHDEGAEH; encoded by the coding sequence GTGAAATTTATTGAATCCTTGCTTGAAGGTTCACTGTGGAACAGCCGTTTCGTCATTTTCCTGGCGGTATTGGGCAGTCTGTTCGCCAGCTTTGCCATTTTCTACATGGCAACCGTGGATGTCGTGATGCTGGTGCAGCACACCTTCCATTATGCCGACGCGAGCATGACGGACGAGGCGCGCAAGGCCCTGCATGACAGCACCGTGTCGCACATCGTCGAGGTGGTCGACGGATACCTGCTGGCAGTGGTGCTGCTGATCTTCTCCCTGGGGTTGTATGAACTGTTCATCAGCGATATCGACCAGGCGCACGGCAGCAAGGCATCCAGCAAGATACTGGTGATCAACAGCCTGGACGACCTGAAATCCCGCCTGGCCAAGGTCATCCTGATGATCATGATCGTGACCTTGTTCGAGGAAGCTATCAACATGCACGTCTCGCAGCCGATCGACCTGATCTACATGGGGGGCAGCATCGCCCTGATCGCACTGGCGCTGTATTGGTCGCATGCGGCGGAAGGCAAGCACGGCGAAGATGGCCATGAATCGGCCGACGAGCACGACGAAGGCGCGGAGCATTGA
- a CDS encoding lytic transglycosylase domain-containing protein, with translation MKLIAALRKPLFTLSLATAGLCFAASVQAGAQKEEVLSASVRSMLQHAVADQAAPKLAFASQQEAQLWLDDMSQRLAKRIPDAEYRFDLLSTVHYEATRAGLDPHLVLGLIEVESGFRKYAISQAGARGYMQVMPFWAKAIGSPDDDLFHLRTNLRYGCTILRYYLDMEKGDLYRALGRYNGSLGKPEYPNMVKAAWHKHWSSPQQKSGRSTG, from the coding sequence ATGAAACTGATCGCGGCACTCCGCAAGCCATTGTTCACGCTGTCGCTCGCGACGGCCGGGCTGTGTTTTGCCGCCAGCGTGCAGGCGGGCGCGCAAAAGGAAGAAGTCCTCTCCGCCAGCGTGCGCAGCATGCTGCAGCATGCGGTGGCGGATCAGGCCGCTCCCAAGCTCGCCTTCGCTTCGCAACAGGAAGCACAGCTGTGGCTGGATGACATGTCGCAGCGGCTGGCAAAGCGCATACCGGATGCGGAGTATCGTTTCGATCTGTTGAGTACGGTGCATTACGAAGCCACCCGCGCAGGCCTGGATCCGCATCTGGTGCTGGGGCTGATCGAAGTAGAAAGCGGCTTCAGGAAATATGCCATCTCCCAAGCCGGCGCGCGCGGCTATATGCAGGTGATGCCGTTCTGGGCCAAGGCCATAGGCTCGCCCGACGACGACCTGTTCCATCTGCGCACCAATCTGCGTTATGGCTGTACCATCCTGCGCTATTACCTGGACATGGAAAAGGGCGACCTGTATCGCGCACTGGGGCGCTACAACGGCAGCCTGGGAAAACCGGAATACCCGAACATGGTGAAAGCCGCCTGGCACAAGCACTGGAGCAGCCCGCAACAAAAATCCGGGCGCAGCACCGGCTGA
- the dut gene encoding dUTP diphosphatase: MKKVDVKILDPRLHEHPPAYATPGSAGIDLRACIDGSMTIQPGQCELIPSGIALHLNDPHYAAMILPRSGLGHKHGIVLGNLVGLIDSDYQGQIFISIWNRGHHPFALMPMERIAQLVIVPVAQVQFNIVEDFPMSQRGANGFGSTGKH, translated from the coding sequence ATGAAAAAAGTGGATGTAAAGATACTCGATCCGCGCCTGCATGAGCACCCACCCGCCTATGCCACGCCCGGTTCGGCCGGTATCGATCTGCGCGCCTGCATCGACGGCAGCATGACCATCCAACCGGGACAATGCGAACTGATCCCCAGCGGCATTGCCCTGCACCTGAACGATCCGCACTACGCCGCCATGATCCTGCCGCGCTCCGGCCTGGGGCACAAACACGGCATCGTGCTCGGCAACCTGGTTGGCCTGATCGACTCGGACTACCAGGGGCAGATATTCATCTCCATCTGGAACCGCGGCCACCACCCGTTCGCCCTGATGCCGATGGAGCGCATCGCGCAACTCGTGATCGTCCCGGTGGCGCAGGTGCAATTCAACATCGTGGAAGATTTCCCGATGAGCCAGCGCGGAGCCAACGGCTTCGGCAGCACCGGCAAACATTAA
- a CDS encoding TlpA disulfide reductase family protein: MQTFLRLLGMAMLLLAAVGASAESFVFKDMQGQQQRLQDYRGKWVLVNFWATWCPPCLEEIPDLVKLHEAHKNKDLVVIGVALDSTRESVVEFVAKKKIGYPVVMGDYDLAAQVGEVDALPTSYLYDPTGKLVSYQQGMVTRASVESYVRGKTAK, translated from the coding sequence ATGCAAACCTTCCTGCGGCTGCTTGGCATGGCAATGCTGCTGCTTGCGGCGGTTGGCGCCTCGGCAGAGTCTTTTGTGTTCAAGGATATGCAGGGGCAGCAGCAACGTTTGCAGGATTACCGCGGCAAGTGGGTGCTGGTGAATTTCTGGGCCACCTGGTGTCCGCCTTGCCTGGAAGAGATTCCCGACCTGGTGAAGCTGCATGAGGCACACAAGAACAAGGATCTGGTGGTCATCGGCGTCGCGCTGGATTCCACCAGGGAATCGGTTGTCGAGTTCGTGGCCAAGAAGAAGATCGGCTATCCCGTCGTGATGGGCGATTACGATCTCGCGGCACAGGTGGGCGAGGTGGATGCGCTGCCAACTTCCTATCTGTACGATCCGACCGGCAAGTTGGTGAGCTATCAGCAAGGGATGGTGACGCGGGCCAGCGTGGAGTCCTACGTCAGGGGCAAGACTGCCAAATAG